Genomic DNA from Microcoleus sp. AS-A8:
GAAGTGTCCCACAGGCGTATCGTCTTGTCATTACTGCCACTGATAATAGTTTTGCCATCTGGGCTAATGGCGACTGAGGTGACCGAATCCTCATGCCCTTTTAAGGGTAGACTGATGGGCTTGCCAGAAGTGTCCCACAGGCGTATCGTCTTGTCATTACTGCCACTGATAATAGTTTTGCCATCTGGGCTAATGGCGACTGAGGTGACCGAATCCTCATGCCCTTTTAAGGGTGAACCGATGGGCTTGCCCGAAGTGTCCCACAGGCGTATCGTCTTGTCATTACTGCCACTGATAATAGTTTTGCCATCTGGGCTAATGGCGACTGAGGTGACCGAATCCTCATGCCCTTTAAGTACATTGCGTTCTCTGGCATCCTCGATCGCATCATTTAAACTAGACTGCACTTGGGAAAAACTCTGCTCACGAACCTCTGGTGATGAGGATTGACTCTCACCCGTTGCCTTGATTGCCAAAACTAGCCCTTCAACAGATGGCAAATTCTGCACGCGGGCGGCATTTTCACGTAGTGTCGCAATTTGGGTTTGCGTTTTAGCAATTTGGGTTTGCGTTTTAGCAATTTGGGTTTGCGTTTTGGCTTGGAGCCAGAGCATTGTGGAGACAATCGCGGCTGTCGTCACTACCCCCATCACCGAGACTACTGCCCCCGTCAATAACAAACGGTTTTTGCGCTTGTTCCCACCACTTTGGGCAATATACGCTTTCTGCAAATCCGTTGCGGCGGGTTGTTTCTTTTGCGCTTGAGTATCTTTCAACCAAGCCTCAGCCACCGCCAACTCACTCCCCCGCAATAGCAAATCAGCGTTCTTCCCTTTCTCCTGCCATTCGAGCGCCCTCTGCAACCATTTGCTATGACTGTGGACATGTTCTCTGTCCGTATCGAGAGTTCTCATCAACTGGTTGAAATTCGTATTAAAATCTCGCTCATTGTGATTAAAATCAATCCACTGTACTTTGGCTAATTCCGGATGCAAGTCGCTGGGATTTACCTCCCGATGCAGCACCGTCACAAAGCGCTTATTCAACGAAGCCGCATACTCCACTTCATCCGCACAGAAGGGCGAATTTACCGATTGCGGTGAGAGAATAAATAAAAAGTTGTCACACGCTTTAATTCCCCGATAAATCTCCTGCTGAAAGTCACTCCCCGATGCAATGCTTTCCTGGTCAAACCAAGTCGTCTTGCCCTGAATTTGTAGGGTATCGTTGAGCTTTCTGACAAAATCTGCGTCACCACGGGAATAGGAAACAAACACATCCAGCGAACTGGCAGGCGGTTGTCGCAGACTTTCAGCAATAAATTCTTCCTGCAATGATGTGGGTGGATGCTGTGTTCTTTTTTGCGATACTTTCAACCAAGACTGGGCACTACGCAAGTTATACCCTCGCAGCAGAATGCTGGGATTGGAGTGCTGCCGCTTCCACTTGAGCGCTTTAGTCAACAGAATTTTATGCTCGTTGTAGTAAGCCGCATCTTCATGAAAAATCTTCAACAATTGACTTTCATCGAGCAAGTAATCATCTTCCAACACATTGTCAGTGAGGTCGATATACTGCAAAGAACGCAGCGCACTCGGCACCTGCATCAAGTCAGTTGAGCGCACCAGCACAGGAATAATTCGCTTGTGCAGTGACATAGCCAAGTCTAATTCTTGCTGACAATATGTGGAGTTTATCGAGTCAGGAGAAAGCAGATAGACCATATTATCCGCTTGTTCAATCCCTCGGTTAATCGCTTCCTCGAACGCTTCACCCGTTTGAATATCAGTTTTATTTGTCCAAACCGTAATGCTTTCTCGCCTCAAACTGTTGCGAATCTTCTCCATCGTCACCCTCTCCTCATCGGCATAGGAGAGGAAGACCTGAGTCATCAAGTTGTTAGCATTCTTGATACTTTCGGTAATGTATTCGCAGTGCAAATCTGTGGGAGTGCAAGGCGGTTGCTCATGTTTAAACCGTATCTTCAACCAAGATTCGGCCTGTTGCTTCTCTTCCCCGACTAATAGGTAGTTAGTTTGTTTTTGATGCCTCTCCCACTCCAATGCTTTGGTTAAAAATCGGGTATGCTGTTGAACATAATCAGCATGGGAACGGAGCAAATTAATCAAGCCTGTAAAAGATGTCTCATCATCATCTATTCCTTCTCGAAAATACACCCAATTAATCTTTCCAAGTGCCGGGTGCATATTGGAAAAGCTCGAATGTAACCCCTTGGCCTTGTAATCTTCCCACTCTTGGGGCGTCCCTTTAGGAAATCTCTGCTGCCAAGTTTCCCAACTAATTTGCTCGACATGCAAAAGGGGAATGATGCGTTTATGGCGCTTCAGGGCTAGTTCAATTTCTTTGCCACAATAGGACGAATTAATGGAATGAGGTGCAATGATAAATAGAAAGTTATGTGCCTTCTCAATGCCATCATCAATTTGGTTCTGAAAGTCTACGCCCAGAGGAATATCATTTTGGTCAAACCAGACTTTCAACCCTCGTTCTAGCAGTCGAGCATAAAGTTTTGTAGCAAAAGCTTTACTATCTGCTCGTCCATAGGAAATGAAGGCATCAAACAAATTATTCATTTTCAGGCAGTTGCACAAAACAAAGGACAGAACGCCTCAGTACTGGCTAGAGTTCTCAGACTAACCTAGCCTCGGATAGATGACATGGCAATGTTTAAATAAAAATAGCTGGGAATTCTAACCAAGATGGCGGCGCGACTCCACAGCTCATCTAGGGGTGGCGTCCCTTGGATTGCGCCCCCAGTAAACTATAGATAAGCGTGTAGCAGCCCTTTGATCCCGGTACCCTTTCAAAGCGCCCTTCCTGCTTCCCCTCGAAAAGCCCTCTGCTTACAGCCGCCCTGACTCGAATCTTTTGGCTCTGTGGAACCGAGCCAAACACGAAGGCGATGAAGTCATCTATGGAATAGATTTTTCCTGGATGACATTCTATGATTGAAGCCACTGCGGCTTTAACCGACTGCCCCCGGTACGCTGGCAGCATCAGGGAAGAAAGATTAATTCTTGAACTTTTTCTCTTGCGTTGTGACTCTCCCACCAGAACCCGACCGAGACGCTGGTGGGGATTACTCTGGTTCTATCAACTTCAAATCAAGAGTATAACAACCAGGTTCGTCAGTTACTCTCGCCCACAAATTCTGCTCTACCCCCTGCGTCAAGCTACTCGTCACGCGGGTCTTGATAACTTTGAACAGTGAGGGTTCTAATTCCCCGTAAAGAGAATGCACAATAAAGCCAAGGTGTAACACCGTGCCGGAGTGTTCTGTTAACAGGAGCGAGAGTGCCTCCATTCGCTCCATCCCCTGATAAGGGGGAAGCATTTCGACATGTTGCACCCCATCTATTGAACTAATTAAGTTGCGCTCACCATTGACGAGTGTGTTGGTAGTGGTTGGTGGTTGAGGTGGCATCAAAAACTGTTTTTCATCACTTTCTTTGGGTGTCAGTACCGATTGGGGGACAATGGCCAACCAGGAGCGGTCATTGTTTGTCAGTTGGGTATAAGCCACCCCATTGACTTCAACTACCTTATCCACCTTTGATGAAAGTTGAGCTAAATCTTCTTTTGACCAAGACAACCCCTTATGGTCGAAAGGATTTTTAGCCATTGAAATCACAACAATGCTGTTTGAACTAACGAACTGATTCCACTTGAAAACCAAACGCGGTAACTTCGACTTGAGACGGCGAAACACGGCGTCGTTGGGACACTCCAAGGATAAAGTCTTACCACCACCAATGGTGTCAGTTAGTTCAATTCCCCTTGAGTCAACACAGAAACTCAGCAGGGTACGGGTGGAGGTATCGAGAGTATCAATGAAGCGCTCTAACAATGTTGGAAAAAACGGTTCTTCTATTGCAGTGCGGGAGGATGCGCCATTCTCCTGATGAGGAGGAACCGCATTCTCTTTGACGGCACCACTGGCATTACCCTTGCCTCCCATGAGGGAACTCTCGAAGTCTCGGACATCACCGACTTCACTCTCCACGTTTTCTGGGATAGCCGTGCTAGATGCTGTCGGGAATTGAGAACGTGGGTTTTGGTGTGGTAGTTCTTCAACGCTTGACCATCCTTCCAACAGGGCTTCGACATGGGCCAACTTATCCTTAGCTAATGACAGCTTTTGTAAATACTCCTCTATCTGCTGCACGTAGTGGTCTTTTAGCTTTACCAAGGGCGTGCGTAAGTTGTCGGGAGGGGGTTGGAGTTGGAAATGTTGGCTCATTGGGTAGGAGCATTCTCCGTCGCTTGGTATTTAATCAAAGGCTATCTTCTTCTAGCCTAGTAAAAACCCACTCATTAATAGTGGCTGGCTGTTTTTACATCATCGAATTGTGTGTTCATGCAATGGCTAGTAAGTACGTTTTTGTTCGAGAGTACACTGTACAAGCTCATTCGAGACTCATTCACGCCCGCATCTTCAAGTTCATCTGCAAACAATGCTCTGCGCCCACAGTGCGGGAAACTTTCGGCTCTAGACCGTTGTACTGCGAACAGTGCCGCCCTCCAAAAGCTAAGACGATTAAAGCCACAACTAATCCAAAAAAGTCTCAACCCAAAGAGCCAAAGCCTTCCTCTTCTCCTCCCTCCCAAAAAGTCGGGAACAAAGGCTTCACCCAAGAAACACCCAGTAGCTTCAATCCGACACACAGCCTAGTGGCAACCGCTTCAGGAGAAAAAATACCTGTGGCTTTGGTGCCAACACAGACACCTTCACTGTTCAGTGTGCATACAGCTTCGACTTGGGGGAGTCACTCACCCATTGAGTACGACACTAAACGCGGATTGTTGTCGCAGGGTCAGCCACTGGTTAACTCCACCCTAGAAGTTGGGGTGTGAGTAGCCAACGATACTGGTGACGCAAGTGTGGCTGTTCTACATTCGTCAACAGTATCAGCTTGCTACTTCCCCAGCAACATTGCTACTGTTCTACAGGCGGTGGATTACCTATCTGCACGCTTATAGTAGGGAATGAAGAAGCTGGGGAAGTAGCTGTTCAGGGGCAGTTGTTCTGATGTGTTTATACTGGGGCACCGAGTATCAAGATTTGCTTCAAGCTGACAAAATCTGCTGTGCTGTCAGGGTTAACTCAGGGAAGGTCTGAGAAATAATCCGTTCCCCACCTCTGAACTCAGTTTTCTTGTAGTGGCTATCCACCAGCAGTAGAACTGAAACCTTGGGATTACGGAGGTCTACGATCCAATACTCAGGAATTCTTATAGCTCTATACTCCGCCTCCTTGCTGCCATAGTCTGTTTTCTTGGAACCGGGGCTGACTATTTCAACAGCCAGGAGAGGCGGGGTTCTCAGCACAGCCGACGATTTTTTATCGACCTTCAGCTCTTGCCATTGTGCTTTCGTCATTACTGAGACATCCGGAGTGCGAGACTGGTCTTTCCCTGTAACCGGATTTGTGCGCGTGTACACCCCTACATCGCGCTTGACGATCCAGGGGTGTACAAGCCAATGGATTTCTGCCCTGAACGCATCAGATAATAAATCA
This window encodes:
- a CDS encoding TIR domain-containing protein, producing MNNLFDAFISYGRADSKAFATKLYARLLERGLKVWFDQNDIPLGVDFQNQIDDGIEKAHNFLFIIAPHSINSSYCGKEIELALKRHKRIIPLLHVEQISWETWQQRFPKGTPQEWEDYKAKGLHSSFSNMHPALGKINWVYFREGIDDDETSFTGLINLLRSHADYVQQHTRFLTKALEWERHQKQTNYLLVGEEKQQAESWLKIRFKHEQPPCTPTDLHCEYITESIKNANNLMTQVFLSYADEERVTMEKIRNSLRRESITVWTNKTDIQTGEAFEEAINRGIEQADNMVYLLSPDSINSTYCQQELDLAMSLHKRIIPVLVRSTDLMQVPSALRSLQYIDLTDNVLEDDYLLDESQLLKIFHEDAAYYNEHKILLTKALKWKRQHSNPSILLRGYNLRSAQSWLKVSQKRTQHPPTSLQEEFIAESLRQPPASSLDVFVSYSRGDADFVRKLNDTLQIQGKTTWFDQESIASGSDFQQEIYRGIKACDNFLFILSPQSVNSPFCADEVEYAASLNKRFVTVLHREVNPSDLHPELAKVQWIDFNHNERDFNTNFNQLMRTLDTDREHVHSHSKWLQRALEWQEKGKNADLLLRGSELAVAEAWLKDTQAQKKQPAATDLQKAYIAQSGGNKRKNRLLLTGAVVSVMGVVTTAAIVSTMLWLQAKTQTQIAKTQTQIAKTQTQIATLRENAARVQNLPSVEGLVLAIKATGESQSSSPEVREQSFSQVQSSLNDAIEDARERNVLKGHEDSVTSVAISPDGKTIISGSNDKTIRLWDTSGKPIGSPLKGHEDSVTSVAISPDGKTIISGSNDKTIRLWDTSGKPISLPLKGHEDSVTSVAISPDGKTIISGSNDKTIRLWDTS
- a CDS encoding Uma2 family endonuclease, coding for MTQTPVKNLTFEEYLAYDDDTDNRYELVNGVLTMVPLPTADHSDVIDLLSDAFRAEIHWLVHPWIVKRDVGVYTRTNPVTGKDQSRTPDVSVMTKAQWQELKVDKKSSAVLRTPPLLAVEIVSPGSKKTDYGSKEAEYRAIRIPEYWIVDLRNPKVSVLLLVDSHYKKTEFRGGERIISQTFPELTLTAQQILSA